GCCGATGACTTCATCAGGGTTCATAAATCATATATCATTGCCGTATCAAGCATAGAATATCTTGAGGGCAACTCAGTAAGAGTGGGAGATCAATTTATACCCATCGGAACAACCTACCGTGAAACCGTTAAGCAATTTTTCTCTGAATAGAGATGGAATTATTTACCTGTCTTTACTGATGTGTTTGATGAAACAAGTATCACGTAATAAGCAAGAATGGGCAGTTTTCAGGAAATCGACCACACAGCGGACAAAGGTATTAAAATTGAAGGCGGAAGTCTGCAGGATATTTTTGAAACATCTGTTGTAGGTTTAGCCCATATGTCCCGTGAAGATCTGGCTAAAGACTCCGAAACGTCGTCCGAATCATATATAGTAGAAGTGGAATCGGAAGACGTTACAGGTTTACTGGTTGATTTTCTATCCGAAGTTCTAACATTGAGCCATATACACCATATGGTGTTTCTAAAAGCAGATATTGTCCTTCTGGAAGAAACCAACATCAGGGCCAAAGTTTACGGGCAGAAAGTTGACCACTTTGATGAAGATATTAAGGCTGTCACATACCACAAGGCAGATATTCGCCAGAAGGAAGACGAAACATACGAGACCTATATTGTCGTTGATATCTAAGGTTGACAGAGTTAAACCTTAACGATTCACCTTTCTCGTTGTATTCTTTGAATGATCTTAAATCTTGATTTGCCATTATGATTAGGAAAGAGCAATTAAACAAGATGACGAACTTTCTTTGGGAAATACCCCAATCTTACAGAGAAGACATGCGGGTTCCGGCCCGAGTCTATGCTACAGAAGAAGGACTTGAGGCCATTCTCAAAGACGACTCTTTGGATCAACTAATCAACGTATCCACGCTACCGGGGATACAAAAAGCAGCTATTGCCATGCCGGATGCACACCAGGGCTATGGATTCCCTATCGGAGGCGTAGCCGCAACAAAGTATCCTGAGGGTGTCATATCGCCCGGGGGTATCGGTTACGATATTAATTGCGGGGTAAGACTGCTGGCCACGGATGCCGACTATAATGAGATTAAAGGCGAAATGGAGAACCTCGCAACTGAACTGTACAATAATGTTCCTGCCGGTGCGGGAAAAAGCGGTCCGGTAAATTTAAACCGACAGGATTTTGATCGCTTGCTGCGACGGGGAGCCGAATGGGCAGTTGAAAATGGGTATGGCGGCTCAGAGGATTTAGAATACATTGAAGCCAACGGCCGACTGGATCATGCAGATCCTAATGTTGTATCTGAAAGAGCCAAACAGCGAGGACAAGATCAGGCCGGTACGCTGGGAGGCGGCAATCACTTCCTGGAAGTTGACCGGGTATCAAAAATTTTCAACCAAAAGGCAGCGCAAGCCTTAGGATTGCATGAAAATCAGGTCGTTGTCTTTATTCACACAGGTTCCAGAGGTTTTGGTCACCAAGTAGCCACCGACTATGTGAAAAAGTTTCAGAGCAAAATGAACGAATATGGAATTAATCTACCCGATCGCGGACTAGCCTGTGCCCCAATGGATACACGGGATGGCAAGGACTATTATCATGCAATGGCTGCGGGCGCTAATTTCGCGTGGTGTAATCGCCAGGTAATTACTTCAGAGGTGCGCAAGGCTTTCAGGAATGTACTGGGCACACAGGCCGGAAAAATTGATGTTGTGTATGACATCTCTCACAACATTGCCAAACTGGAAGTACATGAGATCAATGGGAATTCGGAAAAAGTAATGGTTCACCGTAAAGGTGCTACTCGCGCATTTGGTCCCGGCCACCCAGAACTTCCTGATGCCTACCGTGACATCGGACAGCCTGTTTTCATACCGGGCAGTATGGGAACCAGCTCCTATGTACTTACGGGTACGACTGAAGGCATGCAGTCTACTTTCGGTTCCACCTGCCATGGTGCGGGGCGTAATATGTCTCGTACAGCAGCCAAGAAACAGGTTGATCCCAATAAGCTTATTCGCAGGCTAAAAGAGCAGGATATTCATATACAAGCCGCTTCGCATAGCGGTGTCGCAGAAGAAGCGCCACTGGCTTATAAAGAAGTTGACATGGTGGTAGAAACGGTAGAAAAAGCAGGCATTGCCAAACGCGTACTCCAGATGCATCCCGCGGCAGTAATAAAAGGTTAATTTTTTAAGTTTAGTAAAGCTAGTAAACCTCACCTTGCAGTAGTTTCATTAAACAAGCTTTACTAAACTTGTCAGGTTTTCTACTTCCAGGCGCCGAGTATTAATCCCATAACTGTGAATGTAACGGTCCAGTACCCGCCGTTGACCAGGATATATTTCCATGATTTTTGCTCATAAAGGGCATTGACAGCAAGAGCAAAAAAGACCCAGCCGAAACCGGTCAGGAATCCATATAAGGTCCCTTCCTGTAGGCCTATTGAAGGGTCATTCAAGAACATAGCCAGGTTGAATGCCATTATGAGTTCAAAAACAAAGGCCAGACCAAATATTTTTGCCATGTTACCCTGCTGGAGCTGCTCTTCGCTAAGGCCTGTGGCTGTCATCCATGATTTGCCAAATAGTGGTCCGTACCAAAGCCATCCAACAAGAAAAGTAGAAAGTGTAGCTACTAATATTGCCCAAATGTTGAGAGTTGACATATCCATAATAATCCCCGACTAAGTTATTGTTTTCGTAAAGCATCCCTGTTAGACTATATTTAAGAAAATTATTCAAATAAAAAACGGTGATTTTTTAACTCGTTAATCAGGCTACAAAAAATGAAAACAGTGCGAAGGCTTTGGGGTAATTACGATCTAATGCTTACCTTTGATTCTTATCAACTAATTATATAGGAACATGATAGAATCATCGAGAACATTGGATCTATCCAAGCCGCACCCCATCGATCAGGTAGGTGTAGAAGCGAGGGTAGCCCGGCTAAATTCCAGAAGCGTTAAGAAAGAGTCAAAGATCGAGGCTCTCAAGATGGCGCTGAGCATGATTGACCTTACCACTCTTGAAGGGATGGATACAGAAGGGAAAGTCATTCAACTTTGCCAGAAAGCCATAAAACCTCATGCAAACCTACCCGATCTGCCGAAAGTAGCGGCTGTCTGTGTTTACCCTAACATGGTCAGCGTAGCCAAGGAAAGGCTGAAAGGAAGCGGCATCCATGTGGCAAGTGTAGCAACGGCTTTTCCCAGCGGAATGGCAACACTGGATGAAAAGCTCGAAGAGACAAAAAAGGCCGTAGACCAAGGTGCCGATGAAGTGGATATGGTAATATCTCGAGGTAAATTTCTTAAGGGTGAATACAACTATGTATTTGATGAAATTAAGGCTGTAAAAGAAGCTTGCGCCCAAGCACACCTGAAAGTCATTCTTGAAACCGGTGAGCTGCAGACTTTGGAAAATGTCAGAAAAGCCAGTGACCTGGCTATGCAGGCCGGAGCAGATTTTATTAAAACCTCTACCGGAAAGATACAGCCCGCAGCCACACAGCCTGTAACGCTGGTTATGTTAGAGGCCATCCGGGACCATTACTATCAAACCGGTCAGATGGTCGGCATGAAACCGGCCGGCGGGATTCGAAAGGCAAAGCAGGCTATTCAATACCTGGTGCTGGTCAAAGAGACGCTGGGCAACGAATGGTTGACGCCTGATTACTTTCGATTCGGTGCCAGTTCACTGACCAATGATCTTCTGATGCAAATTGTAAAACAGCAGACCGGCGTATACCAGAGTCTGAATTATTTTTCAAACGATTGATATAACCACTACGACACTGAAATCACTAATTGATTTTGGGGTTTTAGTGACTACAAATTGATTGTCATCATATTATGAAAGAAGAAAATATAGACATCCAGGAAAAACCATTTAAACCCTCTTCACCGACAAACAGGTTGAATTTCAAAACCGATTGGGAGTATGCTGAGGCACCGGAAAGCACCGATCATGTAAGCATTTCGGACAAGTACGGACTTTTTATCGATGGTGAATTTGTAGAACCCGAAAAAGGCCGGTATTTCACTTCTGTCAATCCGGCAACCGAAGAAGTCCTAGCTGAAATCGCTGAAGCTACC
This is a stretch of genomic DNA from Halalkalibaculum roseum. It encodes these proteins:
- a CDS encoding archease, with translation MGSFQEIDHTADKGIKIEGGSLQDIFETSVVGLAHMSREDLAKDSETSSESYIVEVESEDVTGLLVDFLSEVLTLSHIHHMVFLKADIVLLEETNIRAKVYGQKVDHFDEDIKAVTYHKADIRQKEDETYETYIVVDI
- a CDS encoding RtcB family protein; the encoded protein is MIRKEQLNKMTNFLWEIPQSYREDMRVPARVYATEEGLEAILKDDSLDQLINVSTLPGIQKAAIAMPDAHQGYGFPIGGVAATKYPEGVISPGGIGYDINCGVRLLATDADYNEIKGEMENLATELYNNVPAGAGKSGPVNLNRQDFDRLLRRGAEWAVENGYGGSEDLEYIEANGRLDHADPNVVSERAKQRGQDQAGTLGGGNHFLEVDRVSKIFNQKAAQALGLHENQVVVFIHTGSRGFGHQVATDYVKKFQSKMNEYGINLPDRGLACAPMDTRDGKDYYHAMAAGANFAWCNRQVITSEVRKAFRNVLGTQAGKIDVVYDISHNIAKLEVHEINGNSEKVMVHRKGATRAFGPGHPELPDAYRDIGQPVFIPGSMGTSSYVLTGTTEGMQSTFGSTCHGAGRNMSRTAAKKQVDPNKLIRRLKEQDIHIQAASHSGVAEEAPLAYKEVDMVVETVEKAGIAKRVLQMHPAAVIKG
- a CDS encoding DUF1761 domain-containing protein, which encodes MDMSTLNIWAILVATLSTFLVGWLWYGPLFGKSWMTATGLSEEQLQQGNMAKIFGLAFVFELIMAFNLAMFLNDPSIGLQEGTLYGFLTGFGWVFFALAVNALYEQKSWKYILVNGGYWTVTFTVMGLILGAWK
- the deoC gene encoding deoxyribose-phosphate aldolase; this translates as MIESSRTLDLSKPHPIDQVGVEARVARLNSRSVKKESKIEALKMALSMIDLTTLEGMDTEGKVIQLCQKAIKPHANLPDLPKVAAVCVYPNMVSVAKERLKGSGIHVASVATAFPSGMATLDEKLEETKKAVDQGADEVDMVISRGKFLKGEYNYVFDEIKAVKEACAQAHLKVILETGELQTLENVRKASDLAMQAGADFIKTSTGKIQPAATQPVTLVMLEAIRDHYYQTGQMVGMKPAGGIRKAKQAIQYLVLVKETLGNEWLTPDYFRFGASSLTNDLLMQIVKQQTGVYQSLNYFSND